In SAR324 cluster bacterium, the genomic stretch GCCGGCAAGTCAACTCTTTTAAGAATCTTGGCCAATGACGAAAACCCCACAGAAGGGAAGGTATCTGTCCCTAAAGAACTTAAACTCGGATTTTTACGTCAGGATCATTTCAGCTATGAAGATCACGTTATTATCCATGTTGTGATGCAAGGAAAGAAACGTCTTTGGCAAGCCATGGAGATGAAAGAGGAACTCCTAGCAAAAGAGGAAATGGATGAAAAGACGGGCCATCAACTCGCAGAACTTGAAATTATCATAGCTGAAGAGGATGGGTACAGCTCTGAGGCCTTTGCTGCAGAGTTACTGGCAGGACTGGGAATCAGTGTTAATTATCACCACGAAAAGATGAAGGCTCTTTCTGGAGGTTTCAAACTACGTGTACTGCTAGCCCAAGTCCTTTATAGTGATCCAGACCTGTTGCTTCTTGATGAACCAACAAACCATCTTGATATCATCTCCATCCGCTGGCTAGAAGAATTCCTCAAAGACCAGTTTCAGGGAACTCTGATTTATATCTCCCACGATCGTGATTTTCTGAATGCTACCGCTACACATATTGTGGATATAGATTATGAGGAGGTAATTCCATATACTGGCAACTACGAGCGGTTTCTCGCAGCAAAGGAATTAGAAAGTTCCCAACGTCAAAAAGAAATTGAGAGCGTTGAGCGCAAAGCTGCTGAAATGCAGGCATTTGTGGACAGATTCAAAGCCAAGGCAACAAAGGCTCGGCAAGCTCAATCACGTGCAAAAATGATTGATCGACTAGAAGTTCCAGAAGCAAAACTTTCATCAAGAGTTTCACCTACACTGAAGTTTCAGCAAAAGCGGCCATCTGGGAAAGTCGTATTAACACTAAAAAATATTCAAAAAGCTTTTGGAACTTTGAAAGTACTCAATGGCATTGATAAGACGATTGAGCGAGGCGAGAAGGTTGCCTTGATTGGTCCCAATGGTATTGGTAAGTCTACCCTACTCAAAATCGCTTTGGGACAAATGGAACCGAATAACGGAGAAAGTATCTGGGGATACGAAGCCCAAGTGTCCTACTTCGCCCAAGATCATCATGATTTGCTCAAAGAAAGGACGAGTGTATACGACTGGCTATATGCTCAGGCGCCTCATGAAACTGTAGGGACCATAAGGGGTCTTCTTGGCCAAGTGCTGTTTACAGGTGATGAGGTTAAAAAAAGTGTCAATGCATTGAGTGGAGGGGAATCAGCGCGACTATTGTTTGCGAGAATGATGCTCGAAAAGGGGAATGTACTTGTTCTTGATGAGCCAACAAATCATATGGATCTTGAAGGAGTAGAGGCTCTTGCAGATGCGTTGCAAAAATTTGAAGGGACTGTAATTGTCGTCAGCCATGATCGACACTTCGTTAGCAAAGTGGCAACACACATACTTGAACTAAATCCAACGGGGGCGAGAGACTATTCAGGCCCATACCAGGAATATCTGGAGAGATTCGGCGATGACTATTTGAATCGCAATCTCACTTCATTGCATCACCAAAAACCCAGCCAAACTCAAAGTAAAAGTACCCAGAAAACGAAGACACCAATCAGTCATGAAGAGCGCAAACTACAGAAGCAGCGTATTAATCAACTTCAACGAACTGTAGAACAACTTGAGCGAGAAATCGCCAAAAACGAAGACCAACTTCAAAAGATTGAAGAGCATTTTGGCAAGGAGGGATACTTTAAATCTACCGACCCAATGGAAATTCAGAAACTTCAAAAAGAGCAGGAAAGAGTACAAAGTGTGCTTACTCAACATCTGCAGAATTGGGAGGCAACTAGTCTTGAATTAGAGGAACTACGTCAAACTGCCTAATTCATCCAGAAAGTTTAAAATGAACTTTGAGTGAATCTACTGAGTCTTGAGGATTTCAAATCGTGCTGTATGGTATTTGAACTCATCCAATTATTCTAGAAAAGTGCTCTTCCAAACTCCGAATACTCTCCTTTCATCAATCTGCCTGAGTCCTTCAGAGTGTCCTCAGCTAACCTAATGAGCTAAAATCAAATGACTGATCGACACAATGAATCTTCAGCTGAGGTTACGGAACGTGAGCTTCTAGTTCAGACTCTGCGGTTGCAGGAACAGGCATCCGTCTCAAATATCTCCCAACTGGTTGAGTGCAGAAAACAACTAGAGCTTGCTCGACTACAATGTCAGATGCTACAAAACACCATTGCAAGGAGTGAAGAGGGCGAGCTCGTTGATGAGGTCAGGGAACTTTTGTCTCAGGAACAACTCAATCTAGAGGGTTTAACCTACGACTACATGCTTTTGCTCGAGGAAGAACGTCAGTGGCTCATGCTTTTTGTTAGATGTTTTGATGAAATGAATTTTCCCGAACAAGGCCTCTGGAAAAGCTTCTTTGATGAGGTCATGGAAGAGAAAGACTTTGAGTACCGGCAATTTTTCAACAAAAGAAAAGAATCGCTCGAGGGCATGAGACAGCAAAATCTTGCAGCAGTTGCCC encodes the following:
- a CDS encoding ATP-binding cassette domain-containing protein is translated as MICVTNLGMQYGAKVLFRNASINFDPGKRYGLVGANGAGKSTLLRILANDENPTEGKVSVPKELKLGFLRQDHFSYEDHVIIHVVMQGKKRLWQAMEMKEELLAKEEMDEKTGHQLAELEIIIAEEDGYSSEAFAAELLAGLGISVNYHHEKMKALSGGFKLRVLLAQVLYSDPDLLLLDEPTNHLDIISIRWLEEFLKDQFQGTLIYISHDRDFLNATATHIVDIDYEEVIPYTGNYERFLAAKELESSQRQKEIESVERKAAEMQAFVDRFKAKATKARQAQSRAKMIDRLEVPEAKLSSRVSPTLKFQQKRPSGKVVLTLKNIQKAFGTLKVLNGIDKTIERGEKVALIGPNGIGKSTLLKIALGQMEPNNGESIWGYEAQVSYFAQDHHDLLKERTSVYDWLYAQAPHETVGTIRGLLGQVLFTGDEVKKSVNALSGGESARLLFARMMLEKGNVLVLDEPTNHMDLEGVEALADALQKFEGTVIVVSHDRHFVSKVATHILELNPTGARDYSGPYQEYLERFGDDYLNRNLTSLHHQKPSQTQSKSTQKTKTPISHEERKLQKQRINQLQRTVEQLEREIAKNEDQLQKIEEHFGKEGYFKSTDPMEIQKLQKEQERVQSVLTQHLQNWEATSLELEELRQTA